A genomic window from Acinetobacter chinensis includes:
- the glnL gene encoding nitrogen regulation protein NR(II) → MEQPNAIDYRLLVDNLTTAILLADSNLNIFYLNSSCESLFDISLLRASGQPVLNLLHMPDDEFNTREALLNTLSKGQHYTRREATINVNFKDIHVDYSVSQLNTGKPYHPLLLIELNPIDRMLKISKEENLIQQHQVARQLIRGVAHEIKNPLGGIRGATQLLARSLNDPQYAEFTDIIISEVERLRNLADTMLGSRQLPSYEPVNVHEPLERVRSLIANQTKKKIKITRDYDLSLPDVKADRDQLIQVMLNISVNAVQAMMENKDFFIDHQPELILRTRIQRLVTINGTLNKSAIRIDIEDNGPGVPEEILESVFYPLVTGRAKGTGLGLSIAQNIMHQHNGMIECQSVPGKTTFSLYLPWESNHVAK, encoded by the coding sequence ATGGAACAACCGAATGCGATCGACTACCGATTACTGGTGGACAATTTAACCACCGCAATTCTGCTCGCCGACAGCAATCTGAATATCTTCTATCTAAACTCCTCCTGCGAATCACTGTTTGACATCAGCCTGCTCAGAGCATCAGGACAGCCCGTTCTGAACTTACTGCATATGCCGGATGATGAGTTCAATACCCGAGAAGCCTTACTGAACACTCTTTCCAAGGGACAGCACTACACAAGACGTGAAGCAACCATCAATGTCAATTTCAAAGACATTCATGTCGATTATTCTGTATCACAGCTCAACACAGGCAAACCTTACCACCCTCTGCTGCTGATAGAACTCAATCCAATTGATCGCATGCTGAAGATCTCAAAAGAAGAAAACCTGATCCAGCAGCACCAGGTTGCGCGTCAGCTGATTCGGGGTGTCGCTCATGAAATCAAAAATCCTTTAGGCGGAATACGGGGTGCAACACAGTTACTTGCCCGCAGTCTGAACGATCCTCAGTATGCAGAATTTACCGATATTATTATCAGTGAGGTTGAGCGTTTAAGAAATCTTGCAGATACCATGCTCGGTTCAAGACAGCTGCCAAGTTATGAACCGGTTAATGTCCATGAGCCACTGGAACGTGTACGCTCACTGATTGCAAACCAGACCAAAAAGAAAATTAAAATTACCCGTGACTATGATCTGTCTTTACCTGATGTCAAAGCAGATCGTGATCAGCTGATTCAGGTCATGCTCAACATCAGTGTCAATGCCGTGCAGGCAATGATGGAAAATAAAGACTTCTTTATAGATCATCAGCCCGAACTGATTTTAAGAACACGGATTCAGCGACTAGTGACTATTAATGGCACGTTGAACAAATCAGCTATAAGAATAGATATTGAAGATAACGGACCTGGTGTCCCTGAAGAAATTCTTGAGTCTGTTTTCTATCCACTCGTGACAGGTCGCGCCAAAGGTACCGGTCTGGGACTCAGTATTGCTCAGAACATCATGCATCAACATAACGGAATGATTGAATGCCAGTCAGTTCCAGGAAAAACAACATTCAGCTTATATTTACCTTGGGAGTCAAATCATGTCGCGAAATAA
- a CDS encoding SRPBCC family protein: MMNSIQVKKEFNAPVEQVFDLLSKHATYNVAFAPIQVVRVKDSTDPGRPDGLGSIRRMGFGPVKPIQEQITLVDLNKRIEYKLIKNPLIKHHLGVIEFESITPAKTLVKYTIELQARAPFVSKLILAQLKLAITLGFSKLAKSV, encoded by the coding sequence ATAATGAATTCCATCCAGGTCAAAAAAGAATTTAATGCACCAGTGGAACAGGTCTTTGATCTGTTGTCGAAACATGCGACATATAATGTTGCATTTGCACCGATTCAGGTGGTTCGTGTAAAGGATTCGACAGATCCAGGGCGTCCAGATGGTCTGGGTTCTATCCGTCGCATGGGCTTTGGGCCGGTAAAACCGATTCAGGAGCAAATCACACTGGTTGACTTAAATAAACGCATAGAATACAAGCTGATCAAAAATCCACTTATTAAGCATCATCTCGGTGTGATTGAGTTTGAAAGCATCACTCCAGCAAAAACTCTGGTGAAATATACGATTGAACTGCAGGCGCGTGCACCATTTGTCAGTAAATTAATACTTGCGCAGCTGAAACTAGCGATTACACTAGGTTTTTCAAAACTGGCAAAATCTGTATAA
- the tadA gene encoding tRNA adenosine(34) deaminase TadA: protein MTDISEYTDEYWMQFALEQAQLAAEQGEVPVGAVIVSQNKVIGAGFNAPISLKDPSAHAEIQAIRQACSQIDNYRMPDDAVIYVTLEPCTMCVGALIHSRIKKVVFGALESKSGSLVSARRLLESGYYNHVFEYESGCMQDACSVQLSSFFKMRREQKKILRQQQKSLNDSHK from the coding sequence ATGACGGATATTTCTGAATACACTGATGAATACTGGATGCAGTTTGCGCTTGAGCAGGCTCAACTTGCTGCTGAACAGGGGGAAGTTCCTGTTGGTGCTGTCATTGTCAGTCAGAACAAAGTGATCGGTGCGGGATTCAACGCACCGATCAGCCTGAAAGATCCTTCAGCGCATGCAGAAATACAGGCAATCAGACAGGCATGCAGTCAGATAGATAACTATCGTATGCCTGATGATGCTGTTATTTACGTTACGCTTGAGCCTTGCACCATGTGTGTAGGGGCATTGATTCATTCACGCATTAAAAAAGTTGTGTTTGGTGCGCTTGAGTCAAAATCAGGTTCACTGGTCAGTGCGCGCAGACTGCTTGAAAGTGGTTATTACAATCATGTTTTTGAGTACGAGTCAGGCTGTATGCAGGATGCCTGTTCTGTACAGCTTTCCAGTTTCTTTAAAATGCGCAGAGAACAAAAAAAAATACTGAGACAGCAACAAAAGTCCTTAAATGACAGTCATAAATAA
- a CDS encoding lipopolysaccharide assembly protein LapA domain-containing protein — MRYVLVALLIVLFGYSLALVLQNGTELTVDLLFTQVPAMRLGLLLLLTLALGIVVGLLLGVQVFRVFQNSWEIKRLRKDIDYLRKEQIKSAQQAAAEAAASTRHEKTVLDIQPEDRPSNPL, encoded by the coding sequence ATGCGTTATGTTTTAGTTGCACTGCTGATCGTTCTGTTTGGTTATTCCCTGGCATTGGTTTTGCAAAATGGCACTGAACTGACAGTTGATTTACTGTTTACTCAGGTTCCGGCGATGCGTTTAGGCTTACTGCTTTTACTTACGCTGGCATTGGGTATAGTGGTCGGTCTGTTGTTGGGTGTTCAGGTGTTCCGTGTTTTTCAGAACAGCTGGGAAATTAAACGCTTGCGTAAAGATATTGATTATCTTCGTAAGGAGCAGATTAAATCTGCTCAGCAGGCTGCCGCTGAAGCTGCTGCAAGTACCCGTCATGAGAAGACTGTCCTGGACATTCAGCCTGAAGACAGACCTTCAAATCCGTTATAA
- a CDS encoding LysR family transcriptional regulator codes for MLSDLDDFYCFALVVEHGGFSAAERATDIPKSKLSRRVYNLEERLGVRLIQRSSRHFAVTDMGMNIYRHAQVMMNAAQAAHDMVDHLSIQPRGVIKVSLPVSIAQNEIAKVLPEFLKIYPEIKVQLMVSNRRIDIINEGIDIALRVRSSLDDDPSLVIRKFSTIEQHLFASQAYLNEFGDMKQPEDLSQHKILSMADEHLDQHIVVHDHNNHQKKIKVNPVVMGSDLMMLAQLTRQNCGIALLPDTIAQDFIKTGELVRVLPEWKAPHGIFHAVYASRRGMLPAVRVFIDYLVEKFSIR; via the coding sequence ATGCTTTCCGATCTGGATGATTTTTATTGCTTTGCCCTCGTGGTTGAGCATGGTGGTTTCAGTGCTGCCGAGCGCGCTACAGATATCCCAAAATCCAAACTCAGCCGCAGGGTTTACAACCTTGAAGAACGCCTGGGAGTCAGACTGATCCAGCGCAGCTCAAGACATTTTGCAGTGACTGACATGGGCATGAATATTTACAGACATGCACAGGTCATGATGAATGCTGCCCAGGCTGCACATGATATGGTTGACCATTTAAGTATTCAGCCTCGTGGTGTGATCAAAGTCAGCCTGCCCGTTTCCATTGCCCAGAATGAAATAGCAAAAGTTTTACCTGAATTTTTAAAAATTTATCCCGAAATCAAAGTTCAGCTCATGGTCAGCAACCGACGTATCGACATTATTAATGAAGGCATTGATATCGCTTTACGTGTCCGCTCCAGCCTGGACGATGACCCAAGCCTGGTTATCCGAAAATTCAGCACCATAGAACAGCATCTGTTTGCCAGCCAGGCATATTTAAATGAATTTGGCGATATGAAACAGCCGGAAGATTTAAGCCAGCACAAAATATTAAGCATGGCAGATGAACATCTTGATCAGCATATCGTGGTACATGATCACAATAATCATCAAAAGAAAATTAAAGTGAATCCTGTCGTAATGGGCTCTGATCTGATGATGCTTGCACAACTGACCCGTCAGAACTGTGGTATCGCACTTCTTCCAGATACCATTGCCCAGGATTTTATTAAAACAGGTGAACTCGTGCGCGTCCTGCCCGAATGGAAAGCTCCCCACGGTATATTCCACGCCGTTTATGCATCCCGCAGAGGAATGCTGCCTGCCGTACGCGTATTCATAGATTATCTGGTTGAAAAGTTCAGCATCCGATAA
- the rpsA gene encoding 30S ribosomal protein S1 has product MTESFAALFEESELNLNVEKGAVIQGVVVNIDSDWVTVDTGLKSEGIVDRAEFLNEQRELEVQVGDTVDVVVEALDNGMGQTVLSREKAKRAETWTKLEKIFEDGEIVTGVISGKVKGGFTVDIGPVRAFLPGSLVDTRPIRDTTHLEGKELEFKVIKLDAKRNNVVVSRRAVMEAESSADREALLAQLEEGQTVTGTIKNLTDYGAFVDLGGIDGLLHITDMAWKRIKHPSEVVEVGQEVTVKVLKFDRERNRVSLGLKQLGEDPWLAIMNRYPKGSIVKARVTNLTDYGCFAEIAEGVEGLVHVSEMDHTNKNIHPSKVVQIGDEVDVMVLEVDEERRRISLGIKQTRANPWEEFAKDHDKGEKVSGTIKSITDFGIFIGLPGGIDGLVHLSDISWNEQGEDAIRRYKKGDTVEAVILSVDAEGNRISLGIKQLNNDPFNDFLAANERGALVKGTVTAVDAKGATVKLADEVEASLKASEINRDRVEDATKFLEVGQEVEAKIINVDRKSRSINLSIKAKDEAEEKEAVANLRQTTTGQDNGPKTIGDLIKAQMNH; this is encoded by the coding sequence ATGACCGAATCTTTTGCAGCCCTCTTTGAAGAAAGCGAATTAAACCTCAACGTTGAAAAGGGTGCTGTCATCCAGGGCGTTGTAGTAAACATCGATTCTGACTGGGTAACAGTTGACACTGGCCTTAAATCAGAAGGTATTGTTGACCGCGCTGAATTCTTAAATGAACAACGTGAACTTGAAGTTCAAGTTGGCGACACTGTAGACGTTGTTGTTGAAGCTCTTGACAACGGTATGGGTCAAACTGTTCTTTCTCGCGAAAAAGCTAAACGCGCTGAGACATGGACTAAACTTGAAAAAATCTTTGAAGACGGCGAAATCGTTACTGGTGTTATCTCTGGTAAGGTTAAAGGCGGTTTCACTGTTGACATCGGTCCAGTTCGTGCATTCCTTCCAGGTTCTTTAGTTGATACTCGTCCTATTCGTGATACTACTCACTTAGAAGGTAAAGAGTTAGAATTTAAAGTAATCAAACTTGACGCTAAACGTAACAACGTTGTTGTTTCACGTCGTGCTGTTATGGAAGCTGAATCTTCAGCTGACCGTGAAGCTCTTCTTGCTCAGCTTGAAGAAGGTCAGACAGTTACTGGTACTATTAAAAATCTTACTGACTACGGCGCATTCGTTGACCTTGGCGGTATTGATGGTCTGCTTCACATCACTGACATGGCTTGGAAACGTATCAAGCATCCTTCAGAAGTTGTTGAAGTTGGTCAGGAAGTTACTGTTAAAGTACTTAAATTTGACCGCGAACGTAACCGCGTATCTTTAGGTCTTAAACAGCTTGGTGAAGATCCATGGTTAGCGATCATGAACCGTTACCCTAAAGGTTCTATCGTTAAAGCTCGCGTTACTAACTTAACTGACTACGGCTGTTTCGCAGAAATCGCTGAAGGCGTTGAAGGTTTAGTACACGTTTCAGAAATGGATCACACTAACAAAAACATCCACCCATCTAAAGTAGTTCAGATTGGTGATGAAGTTGATGTTATGGTTCTTGAAGTTGATGAAGAGCGTCGTCGTATTTCTCTTGGTATCAAACAGACTCGTGCTAACCCATGGGAAGAGTTTGCTAAAGACCACGATAAAGGCGAAAAAGTTTCTGGTACTATCAAATCAATCACTGATTTCGGTATCTTCATCGGTTTACCAGGTGGTATTGATGGTTTGGTTCACCTGTCAGACATCTCTTGGAACGAACAAGGCGAAGACGCTATCCGTCGTTACAAGAAAGGTGACACAGTTGAAGCGGTTATTCTGTCAGTTGACGCTGAAGGCAACCGTATCAGCCTTGGTATCAAACAGCTGAACAACGACCCGTTCAATGACTTCCTTGCTGCTAACGAGCGCGGTGCGCTGGTTAAAGGTACAGTAACTGCTGTTGACGCTAAAGGTGCAACTGTTAAGTTAGCTGATGAAGTTGAAGCTTCTCTGAAAGCATCTGAAATCAACCGTGATCGCGTTGAAGATGCTACTAAATTCTTAGAAGTTGGTCAGGAAGTTGAAGCGAAAATCATCAACGTTGACCGTAAGTCTCGCTCTATCAACCTGTCTATCAAAGCGAAAGACGAAGCTGAAGAGAAAGAAGCTGTTGCTAACTTACGTCAGACAACAACTGGTCAGGACAACGGTCCTAAGACTATTGGTGATTTGATCAAAGCTCAAATGAACCACTAA
- the map gene encoding type I methionyl aminopeptidase — MRASTVTIKTEQDLEKLRISGRLAASVLEMIGKHVKPGVTTEYLDDICNDYIVNTLKVIPANVGYYGYTKTTCISPNEVVCHGIPSGSTVLKDGDIINIDVAIIKDGYFGDTSRMYYVGNVSPEARKLCETTYEAMVAGIHTVKPGATLGDIGHAIQKVAQREGYSIVREYCGHGIGKVYHEQPNILHYGQPGTGMVLKKGMVFTIEPMVNAGKLHVKELKDGWTVVTADKSLSAQWEHMVAVTETGFELLSPWPEGTGKYPVI, encoded by the coding sequence ATGCGAGCTTCCACTGTCACAATCAAAACCGAACAGGATCTGGAGAAACTTCGGATTTCGGGGCGTCTTGCCGCAAGTGTTTTAGAAATGATAGGGAAGCATGTCAAGCCCGGTGTCACCACGGAATATCTTGATGATATCTGTAATGACTATATTGTAAATACTCTGAAAGTGATTCCTGCAAATGTGGGATATTACGGTTATACCAAAACAACATGTATTTCACCCAATGAAGTGGTCTGTCACGGTATTCCATCGGGTTCAACGGTTTTAAAAGATGGCGACATTATTAATATTGATGTCGCGATTATTAAAGATGGGTATTTTGGTGATACCAGCCGGATGTATTATGTGGGAAATGTCAGCCCTGAAGCGCGCAAACTATGTGAGACCACTTATGAAGCAATGGTTGCGGGCATTCATACAGTAAAACCAGGCGCGACACTGGGTGATATTGGACATGCGATCCAGAAAGTTGCTCAGCGTGAAGGTTACAGTATCGTGCGTGAATATTGTGGGCACGGAATTGGTAAGGTGTATCATGAGCAGCCGAATATTCTGCACTATGGACAGCCAGGTACAGGCATGGTTCTTAAAAAAGGAATGGTCTTTACTATTGAGCCGATGGTCAATGCTGGAAAGCTTCATGTTAAAGAGCTGAAAGATGGCTGGACTGTTGTTACTGCAGATAAATCACTTTCAGCCCAATGGGAACACATGGTTGCTGTGACTGAAACAGGATTTGAGTTACTTTCACCATGGCCTGAGGGAACAGGGAAATATCCTGTAATCTAA
- the glnG gene encoding nitrogen regulation protein NR(I): MSRNKIWVIDDDRAMRWVLEKTFKEEGFDVTSFEEAQSALDQLSLDAPDVILTDIRMPGIDGLTFLGKVKANYPDLPVIIMTAHSDLESAVSSYQTGAFEYLPKPFDIDEALALVNRAILHITKLQQQESAKTVQPIQSTEIIGESPAMQEVFRAIGRLSQSHITVLINGESGTGKELVAHALHRHSPRSSKPFIALNMAAIPKDLIETELFGHEKGAFTGANSQRQGRFEQANGGTLFLDEIGDMPFETQTRLLRVLADGEFYRVGGHIPVKVDVRIVAATHQDLEKLVHEGRFREDLYHRLNVIRIHIPKLAHRSEDIPMLAQHFLARAGKELGVSPKILRPETQEYMQQLPWQGNVRQLENTCRWLTVMITGREVYPEDLPSELKQIPIEKSGEQQPNTQFDRISLHHWDELLGQWAIQKLKNGEMKILDIATPMFERTLINAALQQTRGRKRHAAELLGWGRNTLTRKLKELGMDSTDDDVEEEVEN; the protein is encoded by the coding sequence ATGTCGCGAAATAAAATATGGGTCATTGATGATGATCGCGCCATGCGGTGGGTGCTGGAAAAAACATTCAAAGAAGAAGGTTTTGATGTAACCAGTTTTGAGGAAGCTCAGTCAGCTCTGGATCAGCTTAGTCTGGATGCGCCCGATGTCATTCTCACCGATATCCGCATGCCTGGAATAGACGGTCTGACTTTCCTCGGTAAAGTAAAAGCGAATTATCCAGATCTGCCAGTTATCATTATGACTGCACATTCAGATCTTGAATCTGCGGTTTCAAGCTACCAGACAGGTGCATTTGAATATCTGCCTAAACCGTTTGATATTGATGAAGCACTGGCATTGGTTAACCGCGCTATTCTTCACATCACCAAATTACAGCAACAGGAATCTGCTAAAACTGTTCAGCCCATTCAGTCCACTGAAATTATCGGTGAATCTCCTGCCATGCAGGAAGTATTCCGTGCAATTGGTCGCCTGTCTCAGTCTCACATTACAGTTCTGATCAATGGTGAGTCTGGCACAGGTAAAGAACTGGTCGCTCATGCACTGCATCGCCATTCTCCGCGCAGCAGCAAACCGTTTATTGCACTGAATATGGCAGCTATTCCCAAAGACCTGATTGAAACCGAACTTTTTGGTCATGAAAAAGGAGCATTCACAGGAGCCAATTCACAGCGGCAAGGGCGTTTTGAACAGGCAAATGGCGGTACACTGTTCCTGGATGAAATTGGCGATATGCCTTTTGAAACTCAGACCCGTTTACTGCGAGTCCTTGCAGATGGGGAGTTTTATCGTGTAGGCGGACACATTCCTGTCAAAGTGGATGTCCGTATTGTTGCGGCAACCCATCAGGACCTCGAGAAACTTGTGCATGAAGGTCGCTTCCGTGAAGACCTTTATCACCGTCTGAATGTCATCCGCATTCACATTCCAAAACTTGCGCACCGCAGTGAAGATATTCCTATGCTGGCTCAGCATTTCCTTGCACGGGCAGGCAAAGAACTGGGGGTGAGTCCAAAAATACTCAGACCGGAAACTCAGGAATACATGCAGCAACTGCCCTGGCAAGGTAACGTCCGCCAGCTGGAAAACACCTGTCGATGGCTGACAGTCATGATTACCGGACGTGAAGTCTACCCTGAAGATCTGCCTTCGGAACTGAAACAGATCCCAATTGAAAAATCAGGTGAACAACAGCCAAATACGCAGTTCGACCGCATTTCACTTCACCACTGGGATGAACTGCTGGGACAATGGGCGATTCAGAAACTGAAAAATGGTGAAATGAAAATCCTGGATATTGCGACACCCATGTTTGAACGCACCCTGATTAATGCTGCACTGCAACAGACCCGCGGACGTAAACGGCATGCAGCTGAACTTTTGGGGTGGGGGCGCAACACCCTGACCCGCAAGCTGAAAGAACTGGGCATGGACAGTACAGATGATGATGTTGAAGAAGAAGTGGAAAACTGA
- the cmk gene encoding (d)CMP kinase, with product MTIQIITIDGPSGSGKGTLAAKLADHYGYHLLDSGALYRLLGLSLHKAELIEKLDDEDALQQSASIAEHLNIVFKTAEQGTHIFLDGEEVTQTIRTEHVGEYASRVAAIPVLRAALVARQHAFAQAPGLVADGRDMATSIFPQAQAKIYLTASAESRAQRRVNQLQGMGLDVKMNDILANIQARDKRDMERTVAPLKPAEDAYIIDSSELNINEVFHLMTEYIDLKLAD from the coding sequence ATGACAATTCAAATTATTACAATTGATGGTCCGAGTGGCTCTGGAAAAGGTACGCTCGCAGCAAAACTGGCTGATCACTATGGTTACCATCTGCTGGACTCAGGGGCGCTTTACAGGTTGCTTGGGCTGTCTTTGCATAAAGCTGAATTAATTGAAAAGCTTGATGATGAAGATGCGCTACAGCAAAGTGCTTCAATTGCAGAACATCTGAATATTGTATTTAAGACAGCAGAACAGGGTACCCATATATTTCTGGATGGCGAAGAAGTTACTCAGACCATCCGTACTGAACATGTGGGGGAATATGCATCTAGAGTGGCTGCCATTCCTGTTCTGAGAGCAGCACTCGTTGCACGGCAGCATGCTTTTGCTCAGGCTCCAGGTCTGGTTGCAGATGGGCGTGATATGGCGACATCCATCTTTCCACAGGCTCAGGCAAAAATATATTTAACTGCATCAGCAGAGTCGCGGGCACAGCGTCGCGTAAACCAGTTGCAGGGTATGGGTCTGGATGTTAAAATGAACGACATTTTAGCCAATATACAGGCTCGGGATAAGCGTGATATGGAGCGAACAGTTGCTCCTCTCAAGCCAGCCGAAGATGCATATATCATTGACAGTTCAGAACTGAACATCAATGAGGTGTTTCATCTGATGACTGAATATATCGACCTCAAACTGGCTGATTAA
- the brnQ gene encoding branched-chain amino acid transport system II carrier protein, protein MTNLRTRDIIALGFMTFALFIGAGNIIFPPIVAQQAGAHVWLAAAGFLITAVGLPVITIMALSRVEGSIQQLSSPLGKIASLILTVVCYLSVGPLFATPRTATVSYEIGFSSYFGTSAGSLLIYSIIYFAVVTVVSLYPNKLLDTVGHFLAPLKIISLAILGIAAVMIPSGYIPPAVGNYISSPVSEGFVSGYLTMDTLGALVFGIVIIHAIHSRGVTDKKLVTRYAIIASLISGVGLTLVYLSLFKLGLGSHEVAPNAANGAIILHAYVQHAFGDLGSLFLTGMIFLACMVTAIGLTCACAEYFSQLTKIPYKILVFVLVGFSLLISNLGLTKLIAVSVPVLSAIYPPAIVVIMLSFFSKFWNNPSRVVAPVTAVAFIFGIIEGIKVAGFEAVLPETIQHLPLNEQNLAWLIPALIVLVLSVAIDKIKK, encoded by the coding sequence ATGACGAATCTACGCACAAGGGATATTATTGCATTAGGTTTTATGACCTTTGCACTGTTTATCGGTGCAGGTAATATTATCTTCCCTCCTATCGTTGCACAGCAGGCTGGCGCTCATGTCTGGCTTGCCGCAGCAGGATTTCTGATCACAGCTGTAGGATTACCCGTAATTACAATTATGGCATTATCCCGCGTTGAAGGCTCTATTCAGCAGCTCAGCTCTCCATTGGGTAAAATCGCCAGTCTGATCCTGACAGTGGTCTGTTATCTGTCGGTTGGTCCACTGTTTGCCACACCAAGAACAGCAACTGTTTCCTACGAAATAGGCTTCTCTTCTTACTTTGGTACATCCGCTGGCAGTTTACTGATCTACAGCATTATCTATTTTGCTGTTGTCACCGTAGTCTCACTTTACCCCAATAAGCTACTCGATACAGTCGGACACTTTCTTGCTCCGCTGAAAATCATTTCCTTAGCGATCCTGGGTATTGCTGCCGTAATGATCCCTTCTGGTTATATTCCACCTGCCGTAGGTAACTACATCAGCAGCCCGGTATCTGAAGGTTTTGTAAGCGGTTATCTGACCATGGACACATTAGGTGCACTGGTTTTTGGTATTGTGATTATTCACGCCATTCACTCCCGCGGTGTTACAGACAAAAAGCTTGTCACACGCTATGCCATTATTGCCAGCCTGATTTCGGGTGTAGGACTGACACTGGTTTATCTCAGCCTGTTTAAACTGGGCTTAGGAAGTCACGAAGTTGCTCCAAATGCAGCGAATGGCGCAATTATTCTGCATGCCTACGTACAGCATGCCTTTGGCGATTTAGGTTCACTGTTTCTGACAGGAATGATCTTCCTTGCATGTATGGTGACAGCAATTGGTCTGACCTGTGCCTGCGCCGAGTATTTTTCACAACTGACCAAGATCCCTTATAAAATCTTGGTATTTGTTCTTGTGGGTTTTTCCCTGCTCATTTCAAACCTGGGTTTAACCAAGCTGATTGCTGTCTCCGTACCTGTTTTAAGTGCAATCTACCCACCAGCGATTGTGGTAATCATGCTGAGCTTTTTCTCAAAGTTCTGGAATAACCCATCACGTGTGGTAGCTCCAGTTACAGCAGTTGCATTTATCTTCGGTATTATTGAAGGTATAAAAGTTGCAGGTTTTGAAGCAGTTCTGCCTGAAACCATTCAGCACCTGCCTTTAAATGAACAAAACCTTGCATGGCTTATTCCTGCTCTGATCGTTTTAGTACTGTCAGTTGCAATTGATAAAATCAAAAAATAA
- a CDS encoding integration host factor subunit beta: MTTEALNKSDLIERIALKNPHLAEPLVEEAVKIMIDQMIEALSTDNRIEIRGFGSFALHHREPRVGRNPKTGRSVDVAAKAVPHFKPGKALRDAVNESINQG; this comes from the coding sequence ATGACTACCGAAGCACTTAATAAGTCAGACTTAATTGAACGTATTGCACTTAAAAATCCACATCTGGCAGAGCCATTAGTGGAGGAAGCAGTTAAGATCATGATTGATCAGATGATAGAAGCTCTATCTACTGATAACCGTATAGAGATTCGTGGTTTTGGCAGTTTTGCACTGCATCACCGTGAACCAAGAGTAGGACGTAATCCTAAAACAGGCAGATCTGTAGATGTGGCAGCGAAAGCTGTTCCTCACTTTAAACCTGGTAAGGCATTGCGTGACGCTGTAAATGAATCAATCAACCAGGGATAA